In one window of Chryseobacterium viscerum DNA:
- a CDS encoding superoxide dismutase, whose translation MNPFTLPQLPYAYDTLEPFIDKETMTIHHQKHHQAYVDNLNTALSQTNETNPDLDSLLQRVSEYSPAVRNNGGGHYNHSLFWEILSPQPKLNPEGTLNDAVIATFGSLENLKAEMKKTGLSQFGSGWVWLFVKFNGSLAISSTPNQDNPMMDVLSTNRGFPILGIDVWEHAYYLNYQNKRADYLDSFWSVLNWSAVEKKYEEALSKVR comes from the coding sequence ATGAACCCATTTACATTACCTCAGTTACCTTATGCTTATGATACTTTGGAGCCTTTTATAGATAAAGAAACAATGACAATTCACCATCAGAAACATCATCAGGCATATGTAGATAATCTGAATACTGCACTGTCACAAACCAATGAAACCAATCCCGATCTTGATTCTTTACTGCAAAGAGTAAGTGAATACAGCCCTGCTGTAAGAAATAATGGCGGGGGACATTATAACCACTCTTTATTCTGGGAAATTCTTTCTCCACAACCTAAACTTAATCCTGAAGGTACCCTTAATGATGCTGTCATTGCAACTTTTGGAAGCCTTGAGAACCTTAAAGCAGAAATGAAAAAAACAGGCTTATCTCAGTTCGGTTCAGGATGGGTATGGCTTTTTGTAAAATTCAACGGATCACTGGCTATCAGTTCTACTCCTAATCAGGATAATCCGATGATGGATGTTCTTTCAACAAACAGAGGCTTCCCTATTCTTGGGATAGATGTGTGGGAACATGCATATTATCTGAATTATCAGAATAAAAGGGCAGATTATCTGGATTCTTTCTGGTCTGTGCTGAATTGGTCTGCTGTTGAGAAAAAATATGAAGAGGCTTTATCAAAAGTAAGATAA
- a CDS encoding helix-turn-helix domain-containing protein — protein MDNGFIYNFIEPDKEIADFVENLGTFQNLSDEAKEVVIIPDGRIDLFFSQSASEPFHITLLGLETYPEQRYIAPHTTAFIVSFKPLAVEYILNTSIADLLNIGKELSPDFWNFKADDIKDFNHCSTKATQKIKELLPQKIDERKQWLFELVYTSKGEMSVQELSEKTGWSSRQINRYFTKQLGLSLKAYSTILRFRASLEHIAQGRLFPELNYTDQNHFIKEVKKFSGVAPKELSKNKNDRFVLLSVLKGK, from the coding sequence ATGGACAATGGCTTCATTTATAATTTCATCGAACCTGATAAAGAGATCGCAGATTTCGTTGAAAATCTGGGAACTTTTCAGAACCTTTCAGATGAAGCTAAAGAAGTCGTGATTATTCCTGATGGAAGAATTGATTTATTTTTCTCACAATCAGCTTCAGAACCTTTTCATATTACCCTTCTCGGACTGGAAACTTATCCTGAACAAAGGTACATAGCTCCCCATACAACTGCATTTATCGTCAGCTTTAAACCACTTGCTGTTGAATATATTCTGAATACTTCCATCGCAGATTTATTGAATATCGGAAAAGAACTTTCTCCTGATTTCTGGAATTTTAAAGCTGATGATATAAAGGATTTTAACCATTGCAGCACAAAAGCAACTCAAAAAATAAAAGAACTGCTTCCTCAAAAGATTGATGAAAGAAAACAGTGGCTTTTTGAATTGGTTTATACCTCAAAAGGTGAAATGAGTGTACAAGAACTTTCTGAAAAAACAGGCTGGAGCAGCAGGCAGATCAACCGCTATTTTACCAAACAACTTGGTTTGTCATTAAAAGCCTACTCTACTATCTTGCGTTTCAGAGCGTCATTGGAACATATAGCACAAGGAAGGCTCTTTCCTGAACTCAATTATACCGATCAGAATCATTTCATCAAGGAAGTGAAGAAATTTTCAGGAGTTGCTCCTAAAGAATTATCTAAAAATAAAAACGACCGATTTGTACTATTATCAGTGTTGAAAGGAAAATAA
- a CDS encoding helix-turn-helix transcriptional regulator, with protein MKKPAADRILMFLKMRGEVTSLLIAEELSITKEGARKHLLNLAQEGLIRSSVKSEGVGRPSTYYTLTEKGLAQFPDTHADITVQILKSVKNLLGENALELLISDREKSTHERYEKVLSKAKSLEQRLESLAKIRSEEGYMAEWKKEGKDYFLIENHCPICAAATECQGFCRAELSNFQSLIGKDHKVERVDHIISGGQRCVYKISH; from the coding sequence ATGAAGAAGCCGGCAGCGGATCGCATTCTGATGTTTTTAAAGATGAGAGGTGAGGTTACATCACTTCTTATTGCTGAAGAATTGTCGATTACGAAAGAAGGGGCAAGAAAACATTTACTGAATCTTGCTCAGGAGGGATTGATCCGGTCTTCAGTGAAGAGCGAAGGCGTGGGGCGTCCATCTACTTATTATACCCTTACAGAAAAAGGATTGGCTCAGTTTCCTGATACCCATGCAGATATAACTGTCCAGATTCTGAAATCAGTGAAAAATCTTTTGGGTGAAAATGCATTGGAGTTATTAATCAGTGACCGTGAGAAGAGTACTCATGAACGATACGAAAAAGTACTTTCTAAGGCAAAATCTTTGGAACAGCGCCTCGAATCCCTAGCAAAAATACGGAGTGAAGAAGGATATATGGCAGAATGGAAAAAAGAAGGAAAAGATTATTTTCTGATCGAAAATCATTGCCCGATATGTGCTGCCGCAACAGAATGTCAAGGGTTTTGTCGCGCCGAGCTATCTAATTTCCAATCACTAATAGGAAAGGATCATAAGGTTGAAAGAGTAGATCATATTATTTCCGGCGGACAGCGCTGTGTTTATAAAATCAGCCATTAA
- a CDS encoding FecR family protein: MKKHLTYKNIEAFVFRLWEREVSDNPISEKENELLTKWRIQTEKDLDTVHRKESRERVLSGLEHYFSQTDIISIHSAKRLKTNLYKMAAVIILLLSLGGIFTYTMFIKPDVYLAKSENRIVHLEDGSVVTLLPGAELTVDKSFPASTRVVNLKGDAIFSVAKSKVHPFVVRADGFSTKVLGTVFKISQSGKKKAVDLYEGKVAVSSPGVPVSFLKPNQKWTNFGIAHTTAIISISPVKNAARKISAILSLSFNDVPLKEVVVVLESNYNTKVLYPKDAEDKKITADFTGGTVGENIESLAFILGLEVQKKENTYILKK, translated from the coding sequence ATGAAAAAACATTTAACATATAAAAATATTGAAGCCTTTGTTTTCAGACTTTGGGAACGGGAAGTTTCTGATAACCCAATTTCTGAAAAGGAAAATGAACTTTTAACAAAATGGAGAATCCAGACTGAAAAAGATCTGGATACTGTTCATAGAAAAGAATCCAGAGAAAGGGTATTATCCGGACTGGAGCATTATTTTTCTCAAACAGATATTATTTCTATACATTCTGCAAAAAGGTTGAAAACAAACCTATATAAAATGGCAGCAGTTATTATTCTGCTTTTGTCGCTGGGAGGTATTTTCACCTATACCATGTTCATTAAGCCCGATGTTTATCTTGCAAAATCAGAAAACCGTATTGTTCATCTTGAAGATGGATCTGTAGTTACTCTTTTACCAGGCGCTGAACTCACTGTTGATAAATCATTTCCTGCCTCTACCAGGGTTGTGAATTTAAAAGGAGATGCCATTTTTTCCGTGGCTAAGTCAAAAGTACATCCTTTTGTAGTGCGTGCTGATGGTTTCAGTACTAAAGTATTGGGAACAGTATTTAAAATCTCACAGTCCGGAAAGAAAAAAGCGGTTGATCTTTATGAAGGAAAGGTGGCTGTATCCTCTCCCGGAGTTCCGGTTTCTTTCCTTAAGCCTAATCAGAAATGGACAAATTTCGGGATTGCACATACTACAGCGATCATTTCAATAAGTCCGGTGAAAAATGCGGCCAGGAAAATTTCTGCAATACTGTCTTTAAGCTTTAATGATGTTCCTTTAAAAGAAGTGGTAGTTGTTCTTGAGAGTAACTATAACACAAAAGTATTATATCCTAAAGATGCTGAAGACAAGAAGATCACTGCTGACTTTACCGGAGGAACAGTAGGAGAAAATATTGAATCACTGGCCTTCATCCTTGGATTGGAAGTACAGAAAAAAGAAAACACCTATATCCTGAAAAAATAA
- a CDS encoding 4Fe-4S dicluster domain-containing protein, with the protein MAIKITDACINCGACEPECPNSAIYEGAIDWRWKDKTKLSGHITFPDGTEADADTYNEAVSDEVYYIVSGKCTECKGFHEEPQCKAVCPVDCCIDDPDHRETDEILLDRQKFMHNA; encoded by the coding sequence ATGGCTATAAAAATAACGGATGCATGTATCAATTGCGGGGCCTGTGAACCTGAATGTCCCAATTCGGCCATTTACGAAGGAGCCATCGACTGGCGCTGGAAAGACAAAACAAAACTTTCAGGTCATATAACATTCCCAGACGGTACGGAAGCTGATGCTGATACTTATAATGAAGCTGTTTCAGACGAAGTTTACTATATCGTATCCGGAAAATGTACGGAATGTAAGGGGTTTCATGAAGAACCCCAGTGCAAGGCTGTATGTCCGGTAGATTGTTGTATAGATGATCCTGATCACCGCGAAACGGATGAAATATTATTAGACCGGCAGAAGTTCATGCACAATGCTTAA
- a CDS encoding RNA polymerase sigma factor, producing the protein MSPTDYTLLKKIKSGDRPAFMLLYDRYWDSLYSFVFVRTRDKEIAEEILQNLWIKILENTDTIQTDDSESAKGYLLRHLHYRILDFYNNYKKAPPTLSIDEFDIPNEFEISDTEYFEILEENEINSLLLMIDEVVAQLPSTEQQVYDMRIRKNMSVNETAEALGVSNKTVSNKLSKALGEIREQLNPEYQSSKKLVSILLLMEVLTRY; encoded by the coding sequence ATGAGCCCAACAGACTATACATTATTAAAGAAAATAAAATCAGGCGACCGTCCTGCATTTATGCTGCTGTATGACCGATACTGGGATAGTCTATATAGCTTTGTTTTTGTGCGCACGCGGGATAAAGAAATTGCTGAGGAAATCCTTCAGAACCTATGGATAAAGATCCTTGAGAATACAGATACGATACAAACTGATGACTCCGAAAGTGCAAAAGGCTACCTTCTCCGCCATCTTCATTATCGCATCCTTGACTTTTATAACAATTATAAAAAAGCCCCTCCCACGCTGAGCATTGATGAGTTTGACATCCCTAATGAATTTGAGATATCGGATACAGAGTATTTTGAGATCCTTGAGGAAAATGAAATCAATAGTTTATTATTAATGATTGATGAAGTGGTTGCCCAGCTTCCTTCAACGGAGCAACAGGTATATGATATGAGAATCCGGAAAAATATGTCCGTTAATGAAACCGCAGAAGCATTAGGAGTAAGCAATAAGACAGTAAGTAATAAATTAAGCAAAGCTTTGGGGGAAATCCGCGAACAACTGAATCCTGAATATCAGTCGTCTAAAAAACTGGTTTCTATTCTTTTGTTGATGGAGGTGTTGACGAGGTATTGA
- the hxpB gene encoding hexitol phosphatase HxpB produces MALKAVIFDMDGVLIDSEKFWTQAELDVFSSYGVQVTEDLAAQTKYMTTQEVTEFWYERFPWENFDASDLENKVVTRVIEMIKNQDCTMSGVQEFIKNLKNKEYKIGLATNAPLRVANAVLEKLQVSDLFDTVHSSEFETHGKPHPAVYLTSAKKLGVSPEHCIAIEDSHSGLKAAKGAGMQTIIFTNNDESINSNLADFKILDFNTAFLPVFGE; encoded by the coding sequence ATGGCTTTAAAAGCAGTAATATTTGATATGGACGGTGTGCTGATAGATTCAGAAAAATTCTGGACTCAGGCAGAGCTTGATGTATTTTCATCTTATGGAGTGCAGGTCACGGAGGATCTTGCAGCACAAACCAAATACATGACCACTCAGGAAGTGACAGAATTCTGGTATGAAAGATTTCCATGGGAAAATTTTGATGCATCTGATTTAGAAAATAAGGTGGTTACAAGAGTGATAGAAATGATAAAGAACCAAGACTGTACAATGTCTGGAGTGCAGGAGTTTATTAAAAATCTTAAGAATAAAGAATACAAGATAGGACTGGCAACTAATGCTCCTTTGCGTGTAGCTAATGCTGTTCTTGAAAAGCTTCAGGTTAGTGATTTATTTGACACTGTTCACTCATCAGAGTTTGAAACTCATGGAAAACCTCATCCAGCTGTTTATCTTACTTCTGCAAAAAAATTGGGTGTTTCTCCTGAACACTGTATTGCTATTGAAGACAGCCACTCAGGATTAAAAGCGGCGAAAGGAGCTGGAATGCAGACTATAATTTTCACCAATAATGACGAAAGCATAAATTCAAACCTTGCCGATTTTAAAATCCTGGATTTTAATACAGCTTTTTTACCGGTGTTTGGTGAGTAG
- a CDS encoding ketopantoate reductase family protein, producing MNKKHIVVVGLGGVGGYFGFKINQANEASGKYTVSFVARGETYEKVKENGLTLLSPEHSNSQTHPDAVEENISDIQNPDLVLICVKEYDLENVCKQLLPVINKDTILLPMMNGADIYDRIRKIIPEHTVLPTCIYVASHIKERGTVEHKGKAGKMIVGRDHQHFSTSVEWITELLNESKIDFDFKDNSLSDIWTKFIFIASFGLVTAKHNSSIGAVCTNEQQKYEATEIMKEIKQIAVQKGIFLQDDIIDETFEKASTFPFETPTSLQLDIHSGKKENELELFAGAVLKYGAELGIETPFTQKIYTEIKEK from the coding sequence ATGAACAAAAAGCATATTGTCGTTGTAGGATTAGGTGGAGTAGGTGGTTACTTTGGTTTTAAAATAAATCAGGCCAATGAAGCTTCCGGAAAATATACTGTTTCTTTTGTTGCCCGCGGAGAAACCTATGAAAAAGTAAAAGAAAACGGATTGACTCTGCTGTCTCCCGAACATTCCAATAGCCAAACGCATCCTGATGCTGTTGAAGAAAATATCAGTGATATTCAAAATCCTGATCTGGTGCTGATTTGTGTAAAAGAATATGATCTTGAAAATGTATGTAAGCAGCTGCTGCCAGTCATCAATAAAGACACGATATTGCTTCCTATGATGAACGGTGCAGATATCTATGACAGAATACGTAAAATAATTCCTGAGCATACGGTTCTCCCAACCTGCATCTATGTAGCTTCTCATATTAAAGAAAGAGGAACTGTAGAGCATAAAGGAAAAGCCGGAAAAATGATTGTGGGAAGAGATCATCAGCATTTCTCTACATCGGTAGAATGGATTACAGAGCTGTTGAATGAAAGTAAAATTGATTTTGATTTTAAAGACAATTCATTATCGGATATCTGGACGAAATTTATTTTCATTGCCAGTTTCGGATTGGTAACAGCTAAGCATAATTCATCTATCGGGGCGGTATGCACAAATGAGCAGCAAAAATATGAAGCCACCGAAATTATGAAAGAAATAAAGCAGATTGCAGTTCAAAAAGGAATTTTCCTTCAGGACGATATCATCGATGAAACTTTTGAAAAAGCATCTACATTTCCTTTTGAAACCCCGACTTCTTTACAGCTGGATATTCATTCAGGAAAGAAAGAGAATGAGCTGGAATTATTTGCAGGAGCTGTTTTAAAATATGGGGCAGAACTTGGTATTGAAACTCCTTTTACTCAAAAAATCTACACGGAGATTAAAGAAAAATAG
- a CDS encoding NADPH-dependent FMN reductase, translated as MKAIIFNGSLERRTQSTSGLISNYFSERLKIRGIHTDIFTLADSGIPLFDITLTKTPLAVERMTQMFTDAELHIWLAPLYHGSIPGVMKNCLDWLEVTANRYEPYLTDKTVGLVCWADGLQAMQGINTMDSIAKSLRAWPLPFSVPIVRSSLFDPEHSTEISELYSGKFDKLISIATSRKIESLNSSDLISPAD; from the coding sequence ATGAAAGCAATCATATTCAACGGATCTCTGGAAAGAAGAACACAATCTACTTCCGGACTGATTTCCAACTATTTTTCAGAACGTCTGAAAATACGGGGAATTCATACTGATATTTTTACTCTCGCTGATTCCGGTATTCCGCTATTTGATATTACACTTACCAAAACTCCTTTGGCTGTAGAGCGCATGACCCAGATGTTTACCGATGCTGAGCTGCATATCTGGCTGGCTCCGCTTTACCATGGCAGTATTCCGGGCGTGATGAAAAACTGTCTGGACTGGCTTGAAGTGACTGCCAACAGATACGAACCTTACCTCACGGATAAAACTGTCGGACTGGTATGCTGGGCAGATGGTCTTCAGGCCATGCAGGGAATCAATACCATGGACTCTATCGCCAAGTCACTAAGAGCATGGCCATTACCATTCAGTGTTCCTATTGTGAGATCATCATTATTTGATCCGGAACATTCAACTGAAATTTCGGAACTCTATTCCGGTAAGTTTGATAAACTTATCAGTATTGCAACCTCAAGAAAAATAGAAAGCCTGAATTCTTCAGATTTAATAAGCCCAGCAGATTAA
- a CDS encoding TonB-dependent receptor, translating to MKSLKCGITIAALFFTVAAEAQELVQKVTFSVPANRPLIEVLEEFAGKTGMRLAYSKVDIKELKVKGVKCENTSVNGCLKDITNGLPVVYRLHGDLISIKYESSNISVPGNGRISGKIVDEVGNPITGAEINITQKTVVTDNNGDFTIDLPSGTYNLTIKAPKYNTLRVEKLSVINKETNSVSFALNKASDKITDIKEVVITAARKADTQAGLLAQQKKAAQMSDGISAEQISKTPDSDVGGTLKRVTGITTIDNKYVVVRSMGERWNTAAMDGINLPSTEAYNQNFSFDIIPTAMVESVVVSKSATPDMNASFAGGYVEVRTKDIPNENFTTVTMGTSYNDQSAFKEFLTRKRGKYDYFGYDDGTRDFPKGLEAVNWTDPKFFEQSRQFTNDNFSTYKTRGDMGSNIQLALGRTYALKNNNKWGFAGAFVIRNEQNKLDIDHTGRGNWLDTTGMPDANGQIPFYNFKNSGASYNYNSTLAGMLNFGLQLGKNRISFRNSYTHIFDNTLTRVTGWNEYSTGSGMAANAELAYNYFYHGIIPNNDPAQIKNLDKPYTDNTNYPIFQTLLQNKIEGNHKIGNTEISWFGARTGVSSDTKDYTQYITRYDFIGNEILTFHKIYNSGADFYRGYIENRETDYNYGASVKWDMDAGNFKNTIKTGYAGAIKNNTNQQQKFFLRVDENRDVPNSEKNYLTMYGSLADWFNGTHYVPGGIGWETKALYKNDKYEGEVNQHAVYLMFDNRWKNKLRLVWGLRAEYFKYDMISQQLDASDSKYITRTAIDDKPWQWMPSVNFTYSPTNKINLRLAYNKSVIRPQFNERTGLPYFDPIANGLIYNTELSSSVINNYDFKFEWFPGLGEIFSAGLYYKNIDRPIEREGHISSEGNLFLYNGNSKNAKLIGVEAEIRKSLGFIADGTFMEKLFISGNFTYNHTKVVAFKDLYKTGDNDETYEVKRPLYGQTPYAYNLGLVYDGNRLGMSFLYNAKGDQYITVGYAYKGEEIQRPYAVADAQISYKFLRNRNFEVKFNVRNLFNRVKEYYNNFNSYLAAKDGGGSNVGTEREGWELLPGATDRYDKNIDKIMFRAYSGRMFSLSVNYTF from the coding sequence ATGAAAAGTTTGAAATGTGGGATTACCATAGCAGCCTTATTTTTTACTGTAGCCGCAGAAGCACAGGAGTTGGTTCAGAAAGTAACATTTTCTGTACCTGCCAACAGACCGTTGATTGAAGTTTTGGAGGAATTTGCCGGAAAAACGGGAATGAGGCTGGCTTATTCCAAGGTAGATATTAAAGAGCTGAAGGTAAAAGGAGTGAAATGTGAAAATACATCCGTTAATGGCTGTCTGAAAGATATTACCAATGGACTTCCCGTTGTGTACCGTCTGCATGGTGATCTTATTTCAATAAAATATGAAAGTTCTAACATCTCTGTACCGGGAAACGGACGTATTTCCGGTAAAATAGTGGATGAGGTAGGAAATCCCATTACCGGAGCAGAAATTAATATTACCCAGAAAACCGTAGTAACAGATAATAACGGAGATTTTACAATAGATCTTCCCTCAGGAACTTATAATCTGACGATAAAAGCTCCAAAATACAATACACTGAGAGTTGAAAAACTATCCGTTATTAATAAAGAAACGAACTCCGTATCATTTGCCCTGAACAAGGCTTCTGATAAAATTACAGATATTAAAGAAGTCGTGATTACTGCAGCGCGTAAAGCAGATACCCAGGCAGGGCTTCTTGCTCAACAGAAAAAAGCGGCACAGATGAGTGACGGTATTTCAGCAGAACAGATTTCTAAAACACCGGACAGCGACGTAGGAGGGACTCTGAAAAGAGTAACGGGAATTACCACTATAGATAATAAATATGTAGTAGTACGATCTATGGGTGAACGATGGAATACCGCAGCCATGGACGGAATTAATCTCCCGAGTACAGAAGCCTATAATCAGAATTTCTCATTTGATATCATTCCTACTGCCATGGTGGAGAGTGTCGTGGTGAGTAAATCTGCAACACCCGATATGAATGCCAGCTTTGCAGGAGGTTATGTGGAAGTGAGAACCAAAGATATTCCCAACGAAAATTTTACAACTGTAACCATGGGAACTTCTTATAACGATCAGTCAGCATTTAAAGAATTCCTGACACGCAAGCGGGGAAAGTATGATTATTTCGGATATGATGACGGGACAAGGGATTTTCCCAAAGGTCTTGAAGCGGTAAACTGGACGGATCCGAAATTTTTTGAACAGTCCAGACAATTTACCAATGACAATTTCAGTACCTATAAAACCAGAGGTGACATGGGATCCAACATTCAACTGGCATTAGGAAGGACATACGCACTCAAAAACAACAATAAATGGGGATTTGCCGGAGCATTTGTCATCAGAAATGAACAGAATAAACTGGATATAGACCATACGGGAAGAGGAAACTGGCTGGATACCACAGGAATGCCGGATGCAAACGGGCAGATTCCGTTTTACAACTTCAAAAACAGTGGAGCTTCCTATAACTATAATTCTACGTTGGCAGGGATGCTTAATTTCGGGTTACAATTAGGTAAAAACAGAATTTCATTCCGGAATTCCTATACCCATATTTTTGACAATACTTTGACGAGAGTAACCGGATGGAATGAATACTCAACCGGGAGCGGAATGGCTGCCAATGCAGAATTAGCCTATAATTATTTCTACCACGGAATTATCCCCAATAATGATCCGGCTCAGATCAAAAATTTAGACAAACCTTATACCGATAATACCAACTATCCGATTTTTCAGACCCTTTTACAAAATAAAATCGAAGGAAATCATAAAATAGGAAATACAGAAATCAGCTGGTTTGGGGCGCGTACAGGAGTTTCTTCCGATACCAAAGATTATACACAGTATATTACCCGGTATGACTTTATCGGAAATGAAATCTTAACCTTTCATAAGATCTACAATTCCGGAGCCGATTTTTACAGAGGATACATTGAAAACAGAGAAACAGATTACAACTATGGAGCTTCTGTAAAATGGGATATGGATGCCGGAAATTTTAAGAACACTATTAAAACCGGATATGCCGGAGCTATAAAAAACAATACCAACCAACAGCAGAAGTTTTTTCTTCGTGTTGACGAAAACCGGGACGTTCCGAATAGCGAGAAGAACTATTTGACGATGTATGGTTCACTTGCTGACTGGTTTAATGGTACCCATTATGTTCCGGGTGGTATTGGTTGGGAAACCAAAGCATTGTACAAAAATGACAAATATGAAGGAGAAGTCAATCAGCATGCTGTGTATCTCATGTTCGACAACCGTTGGAAGAATAAATTGAGACTTGTCTGGGGGCTGCGTGCAGAATATTTTAAATATGATATGATTTCCCAGCAGCTGGATGCTTCCGACTCCAAATACATCACGAGAACAGCTATAGATGATAAGCCATGGCAGTGGATGCCTTCCGTGAATTTTACGTACAGTCCTACCAATAAGATCAACCTGAGGCTTGCTTACAATAAATCTGTCATCCGTCCTCAATTTAATGAAAGAACAGGACTTCCGTATTTTGATCCTATTGCCAATGGTTTGATTTACAATACGGAATTGAGCTCATCAGTGATTAATAATTATGATTTTAAGTTTGAATGGTTTCCAGGACTCGGTGAGATATTTTCAGCAGGATTGTATTACAAAAATATTGACAGACCTATTGAGCGTGAAGGCCATATTTCCAGTGAAGGAAACCTTTTCCTATACAATGGAAATTCAAAAAATGCAAAGCTGATAGGAGTAGAGGCGGAGATAAGAAAAAGTTTAGGCTTTATTGCTGACGGAACTTTTATGGAAAAGCTTTTCATAAGCGGAAACTTTACCTATAACCATACCAAAGTAGTGGCTTTTAAAGATCTGTATAAAACAGGTGATAATGATGAAACCTATGAAGTGAAACGTCCGCTTTACGGCCAGACTCCTTATGCCTACAATCTTGGATTGGTCTATGACGGAAACCGGTTAGGGATGAGTTTTTTGTATAACGCAAAAGGAGACCAGTACATCACGGTAGGATATGCGTACAAAGGAGAAGAAATCCAGCGGCCTTATGCAGTGGCAGATGCTCAGATCTCTTATAAATTCCTTCGTAACAGAAATTTTGAAGTAAAATTTAATGTAAGAAATCTCTTCAACAGGGTAAAAGAATATTATAACAATTTCAATTCTTATCTGGCTGCAAAAGATGGAGGGGGAAGTAATGTGGGAACAGAAAGGGAAGGCTGGGAACTTCTTCCGGGAGCAACAGACAGGTATGATAAAAATATTGACAAGATTATGTTCCGGGCTTACAGCGGAAGAATGTTCAGCCTAAGCGTGAATTATACTTTTTAA
- a CDS encoding DUF2480 family protein — MTEENFINKAKASGIIALDLSDYKPTTEIVELDIKDHLFMGMIVKEKEFKESIAAVDFSVYNEKAVGIICSTDAIIPPWAYMLIMEKLSPYASYADLNNAETVLLDLWKRRLIYADLKHYRNQKVVVRASTNHDPALYLLAAGLLKPLVKTLMYGEIGLPKVIFKQ; from the coding sequence ATGACTGAGGAAAATTTTATCAATAAAGCAAAAGCTTCAGGTATTATTGCCCTTGATCTTTCAGATTACAAACCCACAACGGAAATTGTGGAACTGGATATCAAAGATCATCTCTTCATGGGAATGATTGTCAAGGAGAAAGAGTTTAAAGAATCAATTGCTGCGGTGGATTTTTCTGTCTATAACGAAAAAGCAGTAGGAATCATCTGTTCTACAGATGCCATTATCCCGCCCTGGGCCTATATGCTAATCATGGAAAAACTATCTCCTTATGCTTCTTATGCCGATTTGAACAATGCAGAAACTGTTCTGCTCGATCTTTGGAAACGCCGTCTCATCTATGCGGACCTGAAACATTACAGAAATCAGAAAGTAGTCGTTCGTGCAAGTACCAATCATGATCCCGCGCTCTATTTATTAGCTGCAGGACTTCTGAAACCTTTGGTAAAAACACTGATGTATGGTGAGATAGGATTACCCAAAGTAATTTTTAAACAATAA
- a CDS encoding Crp/Fnr family transcriptional regulator codes for MDKSSINTYFHSLFSIKAEVVEKITEKFSHFELKANTVLLDKDAISTNTYFLEKGYVRSYILNEDNEEITTNIYTAPCFVNDFLSFFKQQPTKEIYQTVTECVFWETGLENVQHNFHNIPEFREFSRLLFVLNYYNIHDRLIEMASQKASTRYFNLMKKDPDIFQHVPLKIIASYLGIKDSSLSRIRRDIHKI; via the coding sequence ATGGACAAATCATCAATTAACACTTACTTTCATTCTTTATTCAGTATCAAAGCTGAGGTGGTTGAAAAAATTACTGAAAAATTCAGCCATTTTGAGTTAAAAGCCAATACTGTTTTGCTGGATAAAGATGCCATCAGTACCAATACATACTTTCTGGAGAAAGGTTATGTCCGGTCGTATATATTGAATGAGGATAATGAGGAGATAACCACCAATATTTATACAGCCCCCTGTTTTGTTAATGATTTTCTGTCTTTTTTCAAACAACAGCCTACCAAAGAAATATACCAGACCGTGACTGAATGTGTTTTCTGGGAAACAGGATTGGAAAATGTACAGCATAACTTCCATAATATTCCTGAATTCAGAGAGTTTAGCAGACTTCTTTTTGTCCTGAATTACTATAATATTCACGACAGACTGATAGAAATGGCCAGTCAGAAGGCTTCTACAAGATATTTTAATCTGATGAAGAAAGATCCGGATATTTTTCAGCATGTTCCTTTGAAGATAATTGCTTCTTATCTGGGGATCAAAGACAGTTCACTGAGCCGGATCAGAAGAGATATTCATAAAATTTAA